The following coding sequences lie in one Mycobacterium sp. DL440 genomic window:
- a CDS encoding protein phosphatase 2C domain-containing protein yields the protein MTLVLRYAARSDRGLVRANNEDSVYAGARLLALADGMGGHAAGEVASQLVIAALAHLDDDEPGGDLLGKLNTAVAQGNSAIAAHVEADPELEGMGTTLTAILFAGNRLGLLHIGDSRGYLLRDGELTQITKDDTFVQTLVDEGRITAEEAHSHPQRSLIMRALTGHEVEPTLIVREAKAGDRYMLCSDGLSDPVSHETIHEALQIEDVAESADRLIELALRGGGPDNVTVVVADVVDYDYGQTQPILAGAVSGDDDQSVPPDTAAGRASAFNPRRNEPKRVVPQPAEPDRKPRSRRRFVLAAVLLVLVLIGGLAIGREIIRNNYYVAEHDGTVSIMRGVQGSFLGISLQEPYRLGCLNARNELSLISVDQDQSRLDCRLMAVDDLRPSERTSVTAGLPGGTQDEAIKQINDMAHGSVLPVCAPRTAPTTSKTSPPPSPSPSPGAAPAPTPAPGAETPAPETPAPESPVPGAPGTAVVPAPVLPTPSPTVTALPPPPQEPGKNCRAVS from the coding sequence ATGACCCTCGTACTCCGATATGCCGCGCGCAGTGATCGCGGGCTGGTTCGTGCCAACAATGAGGACTCGGTGTACGCCGGGGCGCGGTTGCTGGCGCTGGCCGACGGCATGGGCGGCCACGCCGCAGGTGAGGTGGCCTCACAGTTGGTCATCGCGGCGCTGGCGCACCTCGACGACGACGAGCCCGGCGGCGACCTGCTGGGCAAGCTCAACACGGCAGTCGCCCAGGGTAACTCCGCGATCGCGGCCCACGTAGAGGCTGATCCGGAACTCGAGGGCATGGGCACCACGCTTACCGCGATCCTGTTCGCAGGCAACCGGCTCGGCCTGCTCCACATCGGCGATTCCCGGGGCTACCTGCTCCGCGATGGTGAGCTCACCCAGATCACCAAGGACGACACCTTTGTCCAGACTCTGGTCGACGAGGGTCGGATCACTGCCGAGGAGGCTCACAGCCATCCACAGCGCTCGCTGATCATGCGGGCGCTGACCGGCCACGAGGTTGAGCCGACCCTGATCGTGCGCGAGGCCAAGGCCGGCGATCGCTACATGCTCTGCTCGGACGGTCTGTCCGATCCGGTCAGCCACGAGACGATCCACGAGGCGCTCCAGATCGAGGACGTCGCCGAGAGCGCCGACCGGTTGATCGAGTTGGCGCTGCGCGGCGGCGGACCGGACAACGTGACCGTGGTGGTCGCCGACGTCGTCGACTACGACTACGGACAGACCCAACCCATCCTGGCGGGCGCGGTGTCCGGGGACGACGACCAGAGCGTGCCACCGGACACGGCTGCCGGCCGGGCTTCGGCGTTCAACCCGCGCCGCAACGAGCCCAAGCGGGTGGTTCCCCAGCCGGCCGAGCCCGACCGCAAGCCACGGTCACGACGCCGGTTCGTCCTCGCCGCGGTGCTGCTCGTGCTGGTGCTCATCGGCGGGCTGGCGATCGGCCGGGAGATCATCCGCAACAACTACTACGTCGCCGAACATGACGGCACGGTGTCGATCATGCGCGGGGTACAGGGCTCGTTTCTGGGCATCTCCTTGCAGGAGCCGTACCGCCTGGGCTGTCTCAACGCCCGCAATGAACTGTCGCTGATCAGCGTCGATCAGGACCAGAGCCGTCTCGACTGCCGGTTGATGGCGGTCGACGACCTGCGTCCGTCCGAGCGCACCTCGGTGACCGCGGGCCTGCCCGGCGGCACGCAGGACGAGGCCATCAAGCAGATCAACGACATGGCCCACGGCTCCGTCCTCCCGGTGTGCGCACCGCGTACCGCGCCGACGACATCCAAGACCTCGCCGCCGCCGAGCCCGTCACCGTCACCCGGCGCTGCACCCGCACCGACTCCGGCACCCGGCGCGGAGACGCCGGCACCCGAGACACCCGCGCCTGAATCCCCGGTGCCTGGGGCGCCCGGGACCGCCGTTGTCCCGGCCCCGGTTCTACCGACACCGTCGCCGACCGTCACTGCATTGCCGCCCCCACCACAAGAACCGGGGAAAAACTGCCGAGCCGTGTCATGA
- a CDS encoding FHA domain-containing protein, producing MQGLVLQLTRVGFLLLLWLFIWSVLRILRTDIYAPTGAVMVRRGLALRGSLLPSRDRRHIARQLVVTEGALAGTRITLGAQPVLIGRADDSTLVLTDDYASTRHARLSPRGSEWYVEDLGSTNGTYLDRAKVTTAVRVSIGTPVRIGKTVIELRP from the coding sequence ATGCAGGGGTTAGTGCTGCAACTGACGCGCGTCGGATTCCTCCTCCTGTTGTGGCTGTTCATCTGGTCGGTGCTGCGCATCCTGCGGACCGATATCTATGCGCCCACGGGCGCGGTGATGGTGCGCCGGGGGTTGGCTCTCCGGGGCTCTCTGCTACCGAGTCGTGACCGTCGTCATATCGCGCGGCAATTGGTGGTCACCGAGGGCGCGCTGGCCGGTACCCGCATCACGTTGGGTGCCCAGCCGGTGCTGATCGGCCGCGCCGACGACTCCACTCTGGTGCTCACCGATGATTACGCTTCGACGCGCCACGCCCGGCTCTCGCCACGAGGTTCGGAGTGGTACGTCGAGGACCTAGGATCGACCAACGGCACATACCTTGACAGGGCGAAGGTGACAACAGCGGTAAGGGTTTCGATCGGGACGCCGGTCCGAATCGGTAAAACGGTAATCGAGTTGCGCCCGTGA